The following proteins come from a genomic window of Salvia hispanica cultivar TCC Black 2014 chromosome 4, UniMelb_Shisp_WGS_1.0, whole genome shotgun sequence:
- the LOC125224524 gene encoding cytochrome P450 81Q32-like, with translation MIESHLTSKMETLNLIYLPLIYALYILTKHFLHKLQNLPPTPLLSLPLLGHLPLLKKPLYRSLAAISARHGPVVLLHLGSRPVLVVSSPSAAEDCLSKNDVVFANRPRLLAGKHIGYNYTSLAWTSYGDHWRNLRKVASIEVLSAHRLHLLHGIRADEVRALARALSRASAPVDMKAAFTELTMNVMMRMIAGKRYYGEKVEGAEEARRFKEIVAESLRLAASSVGDFVPVVRWLGVGGVEKAMVELQRKRNVFMQELVEERKRKFRNYRDGEEGRMKTMIEMLLALQEKEPEYYTDAIIRSLMLVMLIAGTDTSAGTMEWALSLLLNHPDDLRKARDEIDDRVGHDRLFDEADIANLPYLRCIINETLRMFPAGPLLIPHESSAECVVGGYRVPSGTMLLVNAWAMHNDPKNWDRPREFRPERFEKLDGYRDGFRLMPFGAGRRGCPGEPLAVRMVGLGLGTLIQCFDWERPGEELIDMSEGVGLSMPRATPLMAYCRARPVAAGLLASI, from the exons ATGATTGAATCCCATCTCACTTCCAAAATGGAAACACTAAATCTCATATATCTCCCACTCATATATGCCCTCTACATCCTCACAAAACACTTCCTCCACAAGCTCCAAAACCTCCCCCCCACCCCTCTCCTCTCCCTCCCCCTCCTCGGCCACCTCCCCCTCCTCAAAAAGCCCCTCTACCGCTCCCTGGCCGCCATCTCCGCCCGCCACGGCCCCGTCGTCCTCCTCCACTTGGGCTCCCGCCCCGTCCTCGTCGTCTCCTCCCCGTCCGCAGCCGAGGACTGCCTCTCCAAAAACGACGTCGTCTTCGCCAACCGCCCCCGCCTCCTCGCGGGAAAACACATCGGCTACAACTACACCTCCCTCGCCTGGACCTCCTACGGCGACCACTGGCGCAACCTCCGCAAGGTGGCCTCCATCGAGGTCCTCTCCGCCCACCGCCTGCACCTCCTGCACGGCATCCGGGCGGACGAGGTGCGGGCCTTGGCTCGGGCCCTGTCCCGAGCCTCGGCCCCCGTGGACATGAAGGCGGCGTTCACGGAGCTGACGATGAACGTGATGATGCGGATGATCGCCGGGAAGAGGTACTACGGGGAGAAGGTGGAGGGGGCGGAGGAGGCGCGGCGGTTCAAGGAGATCGTGGCGGAGTCGCTGCGGCTGGCGGCGTCGAGCGTGGGGGATTTCGTGCCGGTGGTGAGGTGGCTTGGGGTGGGAGGGGTGGAGAAGGCGATGGTGGAGCTGCAGAGGAAGAGGAATGTGTTTATGCAGGAGCTGGTGgaggagaggaagaggaagttTAGGAACTACAGAGATGGGGAGGAGGGGAGGATGAAGACGATGATTGAAATGTTGCTGGCGTTGCAGGAGAAGGAGCCTGAGTATTATACGGATGCCATTATTAGGAGCTTAATGCTG GTGATGCTAATCGCCGGCACCGACACTTCCGCCGGAACGATGGAATGGGCTCTTTCTCTCCTCCTCAACCACCCCGACGACCTCCGCAAGGCCCGGGACGAGATCGACGACCGGGTCGGCCACGACCGCCTCTTTGACGAGGCCGACATCGCCAACCTCCCATACCTCCGGTGCATCATCAACGAGACGCTGCGAATGTTCCCGGCCGGGCCGCTGCTGATCCCCCACGAGTCCTCCGCCGAGTGCGTCGTCGGAGGCTACCGCGTCCCCTCCGGCACGATGCTGCTGGTGAACGCGTGGGCCATGCACAACGACCCCAAGAACTGGGACCGGCCGCGCGAGTTCAGGCCCGAGCGGTTCGAGAAGCTCGACGGCTACCGAGACGGCTTCAGGCTGATGCCGTTTGGCGCCGGCAGGCGCGGCTGCCCCGGTGAGCCCCTCGCTGTGCGCATGGTGGGGCTCGGGCTGGGGACGCTTATTCAGTGCTTTGATTGGGAGAGGCCCGGCGAGGAGCTCATTGATATGAGCGAGGGGGTTGGGTTGTCGATGCCGAGGGCGACGCCGTTGATGGCGTATTGCAGAGCCCGGCCTGTAGCGGCCGGGCTTCTGGCTAGTATATGA
- the LOC125220846 gene encoding uncharacterized protein LOC125220846 — translation MNKWNGKWTNVVRMWLSGHGEMDLVDKAKADYFADGKKHFKYFDVWKLVEKSPKYTGGAEAAAKRTKVSAAGHYTSSEGGPPIDLNMTDDDFFLSSPGTQSRPMGTKAAKRKAKGKATASYSAMPPPPPNPSLDKISDSMSDMSITLRMGQLTELTSRDTSTMSEFELELHREMIEYLRAQMKKK, via the coding sequence ATGAACAAGTGGAATGGCAAGTGGACTAACGTAGTCCGGATGTGGCTGAGCGGGCACGGCGAGATGGACCTTGTGGACAAGGCCAAGGCAGATTACTTCGCTGACGGGAAGAAGCACTTCAAGTACTTCGACGTTTGGAAGCTTGTCGAGAAGAGCCCGAAGTACACCGGTGGGGCAGAAGCGGCGGCGAAGAGAACCAAAGTTTCCGCCGCCGGACACTACACTTCGAGCGAAGGAGGTCCGCCAATCGACCTCAACATGACAGACGACGACTTCTTCCTCTCATCTCCTGGTACTCAAAGCCGTCCGATGGGCACAAAGGCGGCAAAGAGGAAAGCAAAGGGGAAGGCAACTGCGAGCTACTCCGCtatgccgccgccgccgcccaaTCCTTCCCTGGACAAGATATCAGACTCTATGTCGGATATGAGTATTACGTTGCGGATGGGCCAGCTGACGGAGTTGACATCGAGGGATACCTCGACAATGTCGGAGTTCGAGCTCGAATTGCACCGTGAGATGATCGAATACCTTCGCgcacaaatgaagaaaaagtag
- the LOC125219353 gene encoding uncharacterized protein LOC125219353: MDRKQGFFSALKHEVVRGLSPARSRSRSPSPSASGLLRRRRRSSSLGPPDIYMSRSGSFRPAPEALSPLREGPDSSDPKSERWANWLCRAPSASAASDLRLLLGVLGAPLGPVHVSNNEPLPHLCIKDTPIESSSAQYILQQYLAASGGHKVQSSVQNAYAMGSVKMLTSDIETATKVLKSRNSAKAAESGSFVLWQMNPDMWYVELALGGSKVHAGCNGRLVWRHTPWLGAHAAKGPVRPLRRALQGLDPRTTASMFVNSRCTGEKKIDGEDCFILKLCADPHTLKARSEGPAEIIRHVLFGYFSQRTGLLVHLEDSHLTRIQANGGEAVYWETTINSFLDDYRPVEGIMIAHSGRSVVTLFRFGETAMSHTKTRMEEAWTIQEVAFNVPGLSMDCFIPPAELRFSSISEACDLPQEDRAKRAAAYRAKVAALGRSHDGIVVRMDV, encoded by the exons ATGGACCGAAAGCAAGGCTTCTTCTCCGCTCTCAAGCACGAAGTCGTCCGCGGCCTCTCCCCGGCCCGCTCCCGCTCCCGCAGCCCCTCCCCCTCCGCTTCGggcctcctccgccgccgcagGCGCTCCAGCAGCCTCGGCCCGCCCGACATATACATGTCCAGATCGGGCAGCTTCCGCCCCGCCCCCGAGGCCCTCTCCCCTTTGCGCGAGGGCCCGGACTCCTCCGACCCCAAATCCGAGCGGTGGGCCAATTGGCTCTGCCGCGCCCCttccgcctccgccgcctccgATCTGCGCCTTCTCCTCGGCGTCTTGGGTGCGCCGCTCGGCCCCGTGCACGTTAGCAACAACGAACCCCTCCCACACCTCTGCATCAAAGATACCCCCATT GAATCATCGTCCGCACAGTACATACTACAGCAGTATCTGGCCGCATCGGGCGGCCACAAGGTGCAGAGCTCGGTTCAGAATGCTTATGCAATGGGGAGTGTGAAGATGCTGACATCTGATATAGAGACGGCCACGAAGGTGTTGAAGAGCCGGAACTCCGCTAAGGCGGCCGAGTCCGGTAGCTTCGTGCTGTGGCAGATGAACCCTGACATGTGGTATGTCGAGCTAGCCCTCGGAGGGAGCAAGGTCCACGCTGGCTGCAACGGGAGGCTCGTGTGGCGCCACACCCCCTGGCTCGGCGCACACGCCGCCAAAGGGCCCGTCCGCCCCCTCCGCCGCGCCCTCCAG GGGCTTGATCCGAGGACGACAGCGAGCATGTTCGTGAACTCGAGGTGCACGGGTGAGAAGAAGATCGACGGTGAGGATTGCTTCATCCTGAAGCTCTGTGCGGACCCCCACACGCTCAAGGCGAGGAGCGAGGGGCCGGCGGAGATCATCCGACACGTATTGTTCGGGTACTTCAGCCAGCGGACGGGGCTGCTCGTGCACTTGGAGGACTCTCACTTGACGCGGATACAGGCCAACGGGGGCGAGGCCGTGTACTGGGAGACGACCATCAACTCGTTCCTCGACGACTACAGGCCGGTCGAGGGGATCATGATCGCCCACTCGGGGAGGTCCGTGGTGACCCTGTTCAGGTTCGGGGAGACGGCCATGAGCCACACGAAGACGAGGATGGAGGAGGCGTGGACGATCCAGGAGGTGGCGTTCAACGTGCCCGGGCTGTCCATGGACTGCTTCATTCCTCCCGCCGAGCTGAGGTTCAGTTCGATCAGCGAGGCGTGCGACCTGCCTCAGGAGGATAGGGCGAAGAGGGCGGCCGCGTATAGGGCCAAGGTGGCCGCGCTGGGGCGGTCCCACGACGGCATTGTGGTGAGGATGGATGTGTGA